One genomic segment of Desulfatiglans sp. includes these proteins:
- a CDS encoding TRAP transporter large permease subunit: MEWYFAILLMFGLLVILMGTGMPISFAFIFICIIGGYIFWGGEAGLEQLAMSFYSSVTNYNFLPIPLFILMGDIVFTSGTGTRLIDAIDQILGKLPGRLSILAIGSGVLLGTMIGISGGSIGILGKVLVPEMNRKGYSKTMSLGPIVSSGTLAILIPPSALAVFLGAVAQVSIGKLLLAIIIPGLLVAAMFIGYIIIRCIINPSLAPNYEVPHVSLSQKIRIIFTQIAPVVLVIFAVIGSVFTGIATPGESAALGVIACYILAAIYRKLSLKTIRVSAQNTIHVTVMVFFIVVGSISFSRILATTGAITGLIGWATGLEVHPVMLVIATQLILIFLGAFMDPASIVMITVPVFFPLIKALGYDTLWFAVISLINIQLGLISPPFGMDCFTMKAIAPTGVTLGDVFRSTMPFMLLGFLAMTLIMIFPQIGLFLPNLMQ, from the coding sequence TTGGAGTGGTATTTTGCCATTTTGCTGATGTTCGGGTTGCTGGTTATCCTCATGGGAACAGGCATGCCCATATCATTTGCCTTCATATTCATCTGCATTATCGGGGGATACATTTTCTGGGGAGGCGAAGCGGGACTCGAACAACTTGCCATGAGCTTTTACAGTTCGGTTACCAATTATAACTTTTTACCCATACCTCTTTTTATTCTTATGGGCGATATTGTCTTTACATCAGGAACAGGAACACGTCTTATTGATGCCATAGACCAGATACTTGGCAAGCTCCCCGGAAGACTCAGCATACTTGCTATTGGCTCCGGCGTTCTACTTGGAACAATGATCGGCATAAGCGGGGGCTCCATAGGCATACTCGGAAAGGTGCTTGTCCCGGAAATGAACAGAAAAGGATACTCTAAAACCATGTCACTGGGGCCTATCGTATCAAGCGGGACACTTGCCATCCTTATACCACCCAGCGCCCTTGCAGTTTTCCTTGGAGCAGTTGCACAGGTTTCCATCGGTAAATTGCTTCTTGCCATCATAATACCGGGGCTCCTCGTAGCTGCCATGTTCATAGGTTATATTATCATACGTTGCATTATCAATCCCTCCCTGGCTCCGAATTATGAGGTCCCTCACGTATCACTTTCACAAAAGATCAGGATTATATTTACACAGATAGCCCCTGTAGTGCTTGTGATTTTTGCGGTTATAGGCAGTGTATTTACCGGCATTGCAACCCCCGGAGAATCGGCCGCACTTGGGGTAATAGCATGTTATATTCTGGCCGCAATATACAGGAAGCTATCACTAAAGACCATCAGGGTCTCTGCACAGAACACTATCCACGTTACAGTAATGGTCTTTTTCATTGTTGTTGGTTCTATAAGCTTCAGCCGCATACTGGCCACAACCGGGGCTATCACAGGTCTCATCGGGTGGGCAACCGGTCTTGAAGTTCACCCTGTAATGCTTGTTATTGCGACCCAGCTTATCCTTATATTCCTGGGTGCATTTATGGACCCTGCAAGTATTGTCATGATTACTGTCCCGGTCTTTTTCCCTCTCATAAAGGCGCTTGGATATGATACCCTCTGGTTTGCAGTGATATCACTGATAAACATACAATTAGGTTTGATCAGCCCCCCGTTCGGTATGGACTGTTTTACCATGAAGGCCATTGCTCCGACAGGTGTTACTCTCGGTGATGTGTTCAGGTCAACTATGCCCTTTATGCTACTGGGTTTTCTTGCTATGACGTTGATTATGATATTTCCCCAGATCGGGCTCTTTTTACCGAATCTGATGCAGTGA